The Xanthocytophaga agilis genome has a window encoding:
- a CDS encoding NUDIX hydrolase, with translation MQPLNEQDYIQQISIDCVIFGYQKKELKVLVPKLAFKGNFSSLPGGFILQNESIDQAARRILEARTGLKDIYLEQFRVFGDLGRNNMPFFEQIVDLNQDQEGAEPFSQKELEWLTRRFISIGYYALVDIHQVVPQKSEIDQSIGWYNIKELPSMIMDHNQIVNSALQSLRLSLDQKLIGFTLLPEIFTMKDLQELYETIYDKPFARNNFQKKILELDVLDRLEKKFTGAANKAPYLYRFRK, from the coding sequence ATGCAGCCTCTCAATGAACAAGATTATATTCAACAAATTTCAATCGATTGTGTCATCTTTGGCTATCAGAAAAAAGAACTCAAGGTATTAGTACCCAAGCTCGCCTTCAAAGGAAATTTCTCCTCACTTCCAGGTGGATTCATTTTGCAGAATGAAAGTATAGATCAGGCAGCCCGGCGAATTCTGGAAGCACGTACAGGCCTGAAAGATATTTACCTTGAACAATTTCGTGTATTTGGAGATCTGGGCAGAAACAACATGCCATTCTTTGAGCAAATTGTTGACTTAAATCAGGATCAGGAAGGAGCTGAACCATTTAGCCAAAAGGAACTGGAATGGCTTACCCGAAGATTTATCTCCATTGGGTATTATGCATTGGTTGACATTCATCAGGTAGTTCCACAGAAAAGTGAGATTGACCAATCCATTGGATGGTATAATATCAAGGAATTACCTTCCATGATTATGGATCATAACCAGATCGTTAACAGCGCCCTCCAGTCTCTTCGTCTTAGTCTGGATCAGAAATTGATCGGGTTCACACTTCTTCCTGAAATCTTTACCATGAAAGATTTACAGGAATTGTATGAAACCATTTATGACAAACCTTTTGCTCGCAATAACTTTCAAAAAAAGATACTGGAACTTGATGTACTGGACCGCCTGGAAAAGAAGTTCACAGGAGCTGCTAACAAAGCACCTTATCTGTATCGTTTTCGGAAATAG